The sequence gaaatacattttttctgttaaaaaaatatttcccaggattggttaaaaaaatagaagacataaatttagattttttttcaactgacgaatacttttctttaaattctaactagatcaaaaaaatatttaaaaattttatttgtttaaaatttacaaaatcctaTAGATctaataagtttttataaaaaaaataatatgtttttgatcaaaggatttttaatttttcttttgaattattcgaatattctaacttttaacttttcttgcaataattaatcattactaTATAtacgaattattattttattatgaaatctcTATTTTTAGAACAGGAACAAAATCTTGTATCATTTTCTGTTCGCAGGTCACGAACCTTTCAAGAAATCTTTCATAGGATCAATTTGGCTCTTTGCAATCTTTTTCTTTCCAGCACTCTCAACtttcataagtatttttaatgaagGTATATTGGGAAGTTCtacaaattattttcgaaatttgttttggGATGTGATGAATCAACGTGAAAAATCAGGAACCAAGCGAGGAGATACCATTGATTCattgttgcaaataaaaaacGAGAGAGATCAATTAGATTTCGGTTAggacattcaatttttattaataaaatttttaacagtgaaaataatattctataataaattttaatgttccattataattcaattttgaacttttggaaactgtcatatttttaaaattttaatcttaaatcatttaattttgagattcttcgattaaaaataaaattgttcaatttttagcgctttgaattaaaaatgtaacaatttcaactccttttttaatgaacttgttcaatttttaaatttggagtctccagttcaattaaaaattgttcaatatatattttttaactataaacgtatttaattcgaaattattaatgcttggttcaaaacaaatttgtatttaatatttaaaaatttgtcaaatcatAGATTTTTGAATTGTTAGTGCTGAATAAACTTTActatataaagtaataaaaataaaagattaaagaaagtaatacaaattgtttctatAGAGATTCCCGATGACACACTTTTGGCGCAGCCTGTTATTTTTTCTATAGCTGGTACTGAGACCACTTCTATAACAATTGCACAAACACTTATGGAATTGGCAAAAAATCCTGTTCTTCAGGGTCAAGTGAGACAAAATATTAAAGAAGAGTTGGAAAAACATGGATTCACATATGAAGGCATTCAAGAAATGAAACTTTTATATCAAGCCATTTCTGAAACTATGAGGCTTTATCCTGCTGAACCTATTATTGACAGAGTTGCATTACAAGATTATAAggtaagatatttaaattttttattcaaactattttctCCCTTCCAACTCCATGAAAATGTTCAAACCAAAATAAGTATCTCTTCCAGTATAGTGTttctctttcaactcaataatattattaaaagtaaaaaaatttccttttcgaattcagaaaataaacaaaattaaccaAATTGCATCTCtcccattttaataaaaatgacaaaaaccaaaaaaagggccttttccaattcagaaacagttgaaaaactaaaatgtCGTGCCTTATAACTCGATAAaactctttaaaacaaaaaagacccTCTTCCATTTCAGGAAAAAAACTGAAACTCAAAATTTCCTCTCTTCcaactaaataaatattttaaaaataaaaaattatgtttccaattcagagaaattatttaaaataagaagttCTCCCCTTCAACTGAATAAACATGATAAaacgaaaaaacgaaattttctaattcgcaaaaaatagccaaaatttCGACAGTTCCAACTCTACAcaaatcttaaaaactaaaaaaattcccccttttccaatttaaaaaaaaattaaaatcaaactcCCTCCCATCCcactcaattaaaataaaaaaatttctctcttgcaattaataaaaaaattcataaaatcattgaaaagttaataaaactcttaaaaataaaaaattatcccttttccaacttataaaaatttgaaaaacaaaattacctTCTTTCCTACAATTCTTCTTTACAacgataaaaatatataaaagtatcaTGTATCTCTTTGgcaagtaaacaaaattttaaactgaaattctcaaaaataaaaaataaaatacgttaaaatcATTTCTGACCGTTTTCAATTAGAACTGTGAAATTCAAactttctttgtaaatcaatttttttggtttaaattatttaaatcttaagtCGTTCAGAATTATTAATCTTTCCACTcttatttatatacaaaattcaCAACTTTCACTTACacgtgaaatttgtttaaattatataattaaaattgtaacattaaaagtttaaatgggacactttgaaattttaacgattcaagatgAACAGACTAATAttgctaaacattaaaaaattgatcttttgtttagttaaaatattttaaagtaaaataatatttggagagggttttaaattgaataaaagctgTTAtgtatctattaatttgaaattattttaatattgtaaatagtttataaaatttcaattgaacatatgtatatttctttaaataataagatttttgaattgaaatagttcaatttccaaggtTAAATCTctaaattgcttaattttgaacagattcagaatcgccttacaaaatgaatcatttaacactcgaactacagttcaatttttaaaatcattaattaatttatatttaaaactcatcagattaaaatgctttttatcccaaattttcaatcgCAAggacttttaatttgtaattgtcaaaatattctaaactgtacttttaaataatttaaatttgaaaacttaaacatAACGAGATcctatcaaataaaatgtttttactcgtttccattttcattcatttcatttataGATCAATTTGACCTATATCCTTCTTTACACAATCTGGATTTTTGCCGAGGATATCTtcacatatattaaaaataataatatcattttaaaatcctGTTGAGACTAATCTaataacatctttttttattagattccTGGAACAGATATTGTACTGATAAAAGGTACAGCGGTTTATGCAGCACTCAATGGCCTTCATGAAGAtccaagatttcataaagatccgttaaaataCGATCCTGACAGATTCAGTGAGGAAAGAAAGTCTGATATTGTCCCCTGTACTTATATGCCTTTTGGAATCGGTCCCAGATCTTGCATaggtttgtatttaaaaattttatttaattctgatATTGAATGATAATAACAAgcgtataaataatttttttatgaatttttgtaacaactCTTTTACAATCATTAATCGCTAATACCATGTAAATCGAAATCTGCAGCAAAATTTGGTTCCGAAATATTCCACGATCcacagtttgttgaaaattttttgaaatcttcaccagttaaatttatcttttcaatattttcaaaacttctaaatatctcctaaAGTTACACGAGATTTTTCTTAAGTTTCGTAATCttgcaaagttgaaaatttttgttttagaatcttttatatttgtttcgaaattttagtaaatcatttgaaatgtttggaaatattgatcaattttctcttaaaattcatttttttttaataaaaaatcatttaaagatttccaattttttaaagaaagttttttattttttagattaaaaaattaaacattgttgctaaaatcttttgcattctttttttttaaatattagattaaacttttttttaaatttttcctacgaatcttaagtcctattttatcattttgaaaccGCTCAAAATTCTTTAAGAGCTTCTTTTGCTAAATTTAGAAAACCTacaatttgtttgcaattttttgaaatcttcccaagatttaaattatttttgaatttttgaaaaacttttgaaacgtCTTAATATCATTTGAAGTAATTAGGGTTTCCTATATACTTTTTtgtcgtgaaaaataaaaaaaattatcttaaaattttcaagattcttttttcactatttttaaatcttcaaaccacgaattaatttttttataaataatagtgtGATAACAAAGtcttaagaacagaattatttaccattattgaaaaataatagtcAACTAAAATATTGACTTTTATCAGTAATGTTTAGAAacgtttagaaataaattttataatggaATAAAATGACCTAGTTAGGAATTTTTATTCCCCGGCTCAATTTGTACTCCCGTTTAATTCCCGGGTTTGTTTAAATTTCCGCCTAGTTCCCTTTTTCCTAGATTAGTAGAGACACTTTATAATTTAATGActgaatatttatcattaatcgttaataatttttaggagaaaGAGTTGGAATGCTGCTCACCGCAGTTGGAATAGCAACAATGCTACGAGACTACGAAGTTTCTCTAAACCCcttgtataaaaatgaattggatCCACGAGCAATTTTTGTTCTACCTTTAGATGGAGttaatttagatttcaaaaaagtctCAAATTAAGTTGAATAAGCTATTCCAAGGTTTCAAAAATAGTCTTtaagtttaagtaaaaaaaataaaaaatacaaattttaagtaaacattTACAAATATCACGTTTTAAAAGTTCTATTTAGTGTTTAAAATGGCAAATAAAAGAATCTTGAATAATTGTTTCAACgattaaaataaacttaagaagGAAACCAGTAAGATATCTCTTATATTTTCgacaacttttaatatttatgtgGGTTTGTGAAataaagattttacttttttttaattttttcttttctgttctCTATAATATCTTAGATTCtcagatttaaaaaacaatctttcATCGAATATCTTTAGAAATTAAAGTATAACAAAAAATCTTAAGTATCACAAGgtcttcgttaaaaaatatttccaattcaaaTGACTATTATAAATAGgacgatttccaaaattttggaaaatttctaatttcaaagcttttatagacgtcaaaatttgagtttttttccaaaatgaatatagttaaaaaaatgtgttctagATTTCTTAACATTTCATTGTTcattctcatttatttttttattttttaatatcgcgTTTGAGTCTCGAATCTATATTATTTGATTGTATTATTAACAATTTCCCCTTTTTTTTTAAGTGCAAAATTTCGGTAGTTAGAATTTTACCGCGAAGAATGACGTCATAAagatatattcaattttattatgtcaataaatagttcttaagaaacagaaactatttttcaaatgcacttataaagaaaaaattagtttttacaaagatattagcaaaacagggcaaaaatggaccgaatgccatgcatttggtcccttgtctTCCCTTCAGAATTCAACAAAGTAAAGTTAGATGGtgatgaagtgaaaatacctagaCTAAAAATACCTAATCTATAATCTATGCGTTATGCGTGTGGTGAAAAATGCCGCGAGAGGGAGACGTATTCAaactttattaagaaaaagatgtttcttcttcattaaaaaaattatttttacttggaaTATAATAATGAGCTACTAATTAATCAAAATATCTTTCAATCTCATTTCATACAACCCCCCCATCAGATTGAACATAGTTTCCTTTTctattgacaaattttttgttaaggattcaagtttttgttacaaattcgtttttgttggttaaatccaactattgctgattttgaaataaaatctttttttgttgaaatattaactattatatttttcgttaaaaattcaactccctCGTTCAAAGTCGAACTAATTTactaaaagttgatttatttggtgaaaccttttttttgctaaaattcaatttttgcaactgaaagtttatttattttgttgaaaattcaactgataagTTAAGaattagcttttttgttgaaaattcatattctgggattaaaaattcaactgtttactaTAAAATGTGTCTTgttgccttaaaaatttaaccatttcatttcaaatgaaacagttttgtagaaaatgcgttttttgtattgaaaattaattcccttaaataacaattaagcgcctctatttttggtttaaaattgatgtttttagttcaacaatatttttcaagtgaaagtGAAGAATTAGTGGCATTAGCGAacaattgtgagaaaatagtgtctttagtgtcaaatattattaatagtaTGGTAAGTCCGAGGCCTGATGACCTCGCCCTGGGGTCAGGATAATAAACAATGATGGACAGTGATAAACATTGTGATAAGCAGTGATAAAATTGAAGAACAAGTGTTAACTATTGTTTTGAGTTTTCGGCTCTCCtaaaatatttatcaagtcattcaCATTCAAAGATACCATTTACGATAGTATTATAACAGATAAGATAGAATATGTAATACCTTTCTCCAACATATAAAGGATCCACAGTAAATCTCCAGAAGTATCAGTGTTAACGTCTAAATCAGTAAAATGCTCTTCCCGGGTTCgtcaattttcctgaattttctttgcttcgtgtttatttttatatgcaTCTACTtttatttcggataaaaattaagttatttaaaaagaaaagcaaCCCCTTTGCTGCCCAATCGCTGGTTATTTGGTCGAATGTCTGCTGGCAATCTCCTCGGAAAACTTCATAAAAAAGCAGGAGATGAGCCATTCACTAGAATTTACATAATGCATAAACCATTTTTACTGACAACATATCCAGAGCTGATCAAACAAGTTTTTGTGAAGAATTTTCTAATCTTTCAGAATCGTTCTTTTTCCACCATAAAATCAAAGACCTTATTGCTAGCACTGGAATCTTTTCTATTAACAATCCAGAGTAAAAATATCTGAGAATGAAACTTTCGTTTCAGCTTTCTTCGGAATATATGTGAAATTTTCTTCGTCATCAGTTTAATGAGACTGGAGAAGTCAAAAATGTAGACTCTCAGAATGTGTCTATTAGATGTGTCACGGATGTTATATCTTCCCTTGCTTATGGAATGAGGACCAATTCTTTTGGAAATCATGAAGAATTTTTCAACTGTAGTAAGTAATGCACATATTATATCATCATTAAAGGAAAACTTCAGtggaaaaatgtttcatttttttatcgaaacttaaaaatctttaaatttcgatTGACAGTGAtatagaactttttcaaattgcgCCCAAAATTAAATAACATTGAAATACAAAgccagaaaataaaataaatcgatCAAAAATGGTCTAAAATAGCATGCATTTTAACAAACTTAAGCAGTTtattcctatacattttttttgttaatcacaatgtaaatgtaaaatgtaaaattccatGAGAATATTCAGTTTCCTGAGTTTTCGAGTAAAAAtggtgttttatttataaaattgaaggaacataatttttagcgattaaaaatattatttttctaaaacaggAAGGTAAATATGAATAgtagttcataatttaaaatattcaaaataaaaatctcgaAAACGATAAGAGAGCAACACTTTTTTCGGACTAAGTCCTGATAGGCTTACCAGCACTCCATTAGGGCCCCAAAAGACTGACTAGATGataagatagaaattaatttttgtttaatgtttatttttcacttttggttATTTTAAACACCCAGGCTTTTTAGgaatatacaaaattatatttaggtTTGATACATGGAATATTTCTTTTATATCGGACCAGTCAGGCCCCCCCTTTAGGGACCATAAATCTCTAACTAGAATAGACGATCTAGACAATGCCCTGACTAAACCTAAGTTCctgaaatgtataaaattaccCCATAgaagttgtttattttttgtatttttaccaatttttgaaaaaatagagcaAATTATTACAAGTGGACTGAAATAGGAAGTATTTTAACGaacttcaataatttattttttgaactgttTGTTTTTAGTTCAGTAACGATGTAAAGAGTATGTTCTAAGATAATAATAAAGTTTCTGatcaaagtaaagaaaaatgtttttttttcgaaaattgaataaaCATCGTTAAAATAGACAAGATAAACATCCGATaaggatatatttttatagatttcaggaagtgaaacaattttgaactttgaattactttttatttttaatccttaaaaatgatatttcatcaattttagaGGTAAATCCGAGGGTAAACCTCAAATTGTCTTTACTCTGAAATTCAGAAACTTTAATAATCTCATGAAACATGTTCTTCACAATGTTACtaaactaaaaacatacattttaaaatatataatgttcAATATCAAATCACTCAAAACTTTTGGAagctaaaatttcttgaaatcttttgaattctttggaattacttcaaattattgaaatcttttaaaaagacccacgttgaaatttcctgaaatactCGACAATTTATTTGAGCACCTTTTCGGATttataatcccttaaaatcattgaaatcctcggaaatcttataaaatactttgaaatcttttaaaatctaaaaacctTATaggttttatttacttttctttcaatagttaaactattttattaaaattacattttatttattgaagattaaactagtttgctgaaaattcgtttttctctctgcttaaaaattaactttttaactaagaacTCACCTACtccattattagttaaaaattaatattttctacttgaaaatttaacagtttgttagaaaatttatgtattcagtGTACATTCGTCTGTTTTGTGAGACAATGAATTTTCTTGAtaggaaattcatctgtttgatttgaagttataaaactttttaaaagtttattttatttttggaagatcgatctctttggttgaaattttattttaaattcgcttttattggttgaaaaacatttttttcaactataaattgaacaattccagaaaatgtatcatttttagttcataattcaactatttagcttacaaattcaacttttgtagaaaattcaacttttgggctGAACAGTCAACCGGCttgggaaaaaattatattcttcgataataattattcttttttcattgaaactttgagcttttggttaaaggttcaagtttttttaaacattcattttcgtTGTTGAGGATTTATCAgcttagttaaatttcaactattaggttaaaactttgtttaatttgttaagaaaattaaatatttagttgaaaaattgtaacttatttgttaaaaattcgtgcttttggattgaaaattcaactttgactAAAAAACGCATCTTCTGtccttgaaaatccaactatttgcttcaaaatatacctgttgtttggttgaaattaaatctgtcttgttaaaaagtacgtctatttggatgaaaatttatctttgtcgattgagaactcaactatttggttacgaATTCGTCTCtgttgattaaaagttaaactactggttaaaatttaactatttttatcgTTCTTTGAACTCGAAATCTTAAGCGTTtcataatcaattaattatggtttaattaaaacattaatttgatttaaaagaatttacttcTCTCTTATTCCCTtatctttgtgaaaaaatcactccatttcctctgttttgagagcatttcggactgtgaagtctgttaaaatattctgtaaaatttcCAGCTTTTtatcttaatatttttgaagtattacaAATGAtcttgaatgtttaacaaaaatattattctttagcctataaatgatcaaaattccaaTTTAGGCAgtggttattattattaattcggttaagaattcctttttgtttgttcaaaattttcttctttggttcaaaattgaattattttattgaaaattctataagtTTGTTAAGCAGACATACTTCTTGAtagatgatttaactattttgttgaaacttcgttttttagcttaaaaattgaaccattttattaagattttttcctttcttgcctaaaaaatttgttggtaacaatttcaactattttcttcaacattcatcttttttgttttgaaaattaatttatttctgtagaaattttaccttttttgacgaaaaatgcaactgtctaatTAAAAACCatactgtttggttggaaattaatctgttttagttatggaatcaaatatttgttgttgaacattcaacttcttggctgaaagttcaaatacttcattaaaagtaaattttaaaattcaactccctggttaaaagttgaactaagtTTAAACTAATAAAGTTcatttacagtgaaactcttctataccgccgattttggggctgacggtgggtgtgAACAAACCCATTATAGCTCGCTctacttttgtttgttcacgcacagcgtcaattctcggaagggctatagaagggagggctattgaaaggtTTCACTGCATTTggtgtaacaatttttttttgctaaaaattaatttttgtaactgaaattttatctattttgttaaaaattcaagtggtagggtaagaataaacttttttgttgaaaattcatattttcgctcttgaaaattcaactgttggtataaaataactatttctgacttggaaattcaactatttcatgaaaaataaaaacattttgtagaaaattcgttttttatattaaaaatttatttctcttaaataaaaattaaacttctccatttttggttaaaaatttatatttttagttcaaaagttcaactattaggttaaaaaacaaaaatttttatttaaaaattaatttttttgtagaagattaatcttcgtgttaaaacttcatctttttgtttgaaaatttaactggttgaaaattcaattttttgttcaaaaattgttttcaagtcAAAGTAAAGAATTAGTGGCATTAGCGGACAATTATGTGAAAATAGTGTATTTAGCGTCAAATAGTATCAATAGTGTGGTGAGTCCAAGGCCTTATGACCTCGCCCTGGGGTCAGGATAATAAACAGTAATGGACAGTTATAAACAGGGTGATAAGCAGTGATAAAATTGAAGAACAAGTGTTGACTATTGTTTTGAGTTTTCGGCTCTCCtaaaatatttatcaagtcattgaCATTCAAAGATACCATTTACGATAATATTATAACAGATAAGATAGAATATGTAATGCTTTTCTCCAGCATGTAAAGGACCCGCAGTAAATGTCCAGAAGTATCAGTGTTGAGGTCTAAGTCATTAAAATGCTCTTCCTGGGTTCGTCCATTTTTCTGAATCTTCTTGGTGCTTTTGCGTTTATTTCTATATCTATTCACTTCTATTCCGGATACAAATTACGTTATTGGAAAAGAAAAGGAGTCCGTTCGCCACCCACTCACTGGTTGTTTGGAAACTTCAAAGATGCCATTCTTGGTCGAATTTCTGTTGGTGATCTCCTCGGTAAACTCCACAAAGAAGCAGGGGATGAGCCATTCATTGGAATTTACATAGTGCATAAACCATTTTTACTCATCAGAGATCCAGAGCTGATCAAACAAGTTTTCGTGAAGgattttcaaatctttcagaaTCGTTATTTTTCCGCTGTCAAATCTAAAGACCTTATTGCTAGTACTGGAATATTTTCTATTAACAATCCAGAATGGAAATATCTGAGAAATAAGCTTTCGCCAGCTTTTTCCAGTGGAAAGCAAAAGAAACTTTTCTCATTAATGATAGAGTCTTCAGAAAATATGAGAAATTTTCTTTGTGCTCAGTTTGACGAGACTGAAAAAGTCAAAAATGTAGACTCTCAGAATGTGTCTATTAGATATGTCACGGATGTTATATCTTCCCTTGCTTATGGAGTGAGGACCAATTCTTTTGGAAATGATCACGAATTTTTCAACCGTAGTAAGTTGTGCACATATGATATCATCATCAAAGGaaaagtacaattaaaaaatgtttatttttttattcgaaaatttaaaatcttcaactttAGATTGACACtgatattgcattttttaaattgcgttcaaaattaagcaatattgAAATACAAAACATTCCACCTTTAATCTCGgttaatttcaatccaaaagtagTTGCACATCCATTATAAGTGTTTCGGGGATACCAccgtttattttaaaccaagaaagaaaaaatcacaatacgaatttttgagaataacgatttttttactttttatgttcaaaaatcttatttttctcaaatacgACGCCAAAATATAAATAGTAGTTTATCACTTAAAATTGTTGTCCTTTCTAAAATCTATCCAATTCTTCCCTTAATACATGTTTATTTGGTTTATTACAaccaatttttccagaaaataaaacaaatcgaTAAAAATGGCCTAAAATAACATgtatttcaacgaatttaaacattttatttctttaaatatttttttttgttttgtttaaacacAATGTAAATTTCCATGTAAATATTGAggtttcgaagaaaaaaattgtattttatttatgaaattgaaggaaaatcatttttagcgATTGAGactcttatttttctcaaacaaGAAGGCAAATACGAGTAGtagttcataattcaaaattgtttcccTTCCTGAATTCGATAAAATTATTCAGTTCATATATATTCAGAGGAAGTCTTCTGTTTTATTCGcgttattaataaaaagaatatataaattaagttttaaagaaataaaaataatacaaattttcgcAATAAAAATCTAGATATCTCGAAAACAATAAGAGAGCGACACTTTTTCGGGGAAAGTTCTGAAAGGctgagagaaaaattaattttttttaatgtttatttttcactGTCGGTTATTTTAAACACCCACGTTTTTTAGGgatatacaaaattatatttgggTTTgatgcatagaattttttttgtatcggGCCAGTAACCCCCGATTATAGACCATAACTCACTAACTAGGTTAGACAATCTAGACTCTAGACAATGCCCTAACTGGGCCTAAGTtcctgaaatgtaaaaaattatccaataacagttgtttattttttgtatttttaccaatttttgaagaaaaaaatatatagtaaatcAATACAAGTGGACTGAAACAGTACGTATTTTAACGAActtgaacattttatttgttcaaatatttgtttttagttcaGTAACCATGTAAAGAATATGTTCGGAGAAAATATTAAGGTTCTTGACCTTCAAAGTACATTAGAAATTGGTTTTTATGTCGCAAATTgcataaaaatcgtttttaacgattaaacatcgtttttaacgattaaaaatctctttttctcGTGAAAGTTGCAAAATATAATtagtattttacaattttaaattgttcccctgtctgaattctataaaattatcGCCTTAcgattaatttaactaatttcaacattttatatcTTTAGATGTTTGTGTTTAGTTCAATAACTattagttttttacttttttttgaaaaattttttaaaatacgccAGATAAACATCCGGTaaggatatatttttatagatttcaggaagtgaaacaattttgaacttcgaattactttttatttttaatccttaaaaatgatatttcatcaattttagaGTTAAACCTCAATTTGTCAATTGTTACTAAACTAAATACAaacgtttttttatat is a genomic window of Belonocnema kinseyi isolate 2016_QV_RU_SX_M_011 chromosome 8, B_treatae_v1, whole genome shotgun sequence containing:
- the LOC117178462 gene encoding uncharacterized protein LOC117178462; this translates as MFFLGSSIFLNCLSGFAIISVSIYFYIGYKLSYWKRKGIPSPPTHWLFGNFKDAILGRTSVGDLLGKLHKEAGDEPFIGIYVMHKPLFLMRDPELIKQILVKDFHIFQNRYFSSAKSKDLIGSTGLFSIDNPKWKYLRTKLSPAFSTGKQKKLFALMIETSENMRNFLDNQFNESEKVKNVDTYIVAVRYITDVISSLAYGVKINSFGNDQEYFNRSHEPFKKSFIGSIWLFAIFFFPALSTFISIFNEGILGSSTNYFRNLFWDVMNQREKSGTKRGDTIDSLLQIKNERDQLDFEIPDDTLLAQPVIFSIAGTETTSITIAQTLMELAKNPVLQGQVRQNIKEELEKHGFTYEGIQEMKLLYQAISETMRLYPAEPIIDRVALQDYKIPGTDIVLIKGTAVYAALNGLHEDPRFHKDPLKYDPDRFSEERKSDIVPCTYMPFGIGPRSCIGERVGMLLTAVGIATMLRDYEVSLNPLYKNELDPRAIFVLPLDGVNLDFKKFNETGEVKNVDSQNVSIRCVTDVISSLAYGMRTNSFGNHEEFFNCIIKMLFLGSSIFLNLLGAFAFISISIHFYSGYKLRYWKRKGVRSPPTHWLFGNFKDAILGRISVGDLLGKLHKEAGDEPFIGIYIVHKPFLLIRDPELIKQVFVKDFQIFQNRYFSAVKSKDLIASTGIFSINNPEWKYLRNKLSPAFSSGKQKKLFSLMIESSENMRNFLCAQFDETEKVKNVDSQNVSIRYVTDVISSLAYGVRTNSFGNDHEFFNRNREPLEPSRIGSFMLFLAFFFPVLTIFTTFFDRGILGSSTKYFRTLFWDVMNQREKSGNKRGDAIDPLLEIKNERDKLDFEIPDDTLLAQSVNLSLAGTESSSATIALTLMQLAKNPVFQDRVRKNIQEEVGKHGFTYEGIQGMTFLYQAISETMRLYTAVPMLDRVALQNYTIPGTDIVLEKGTPVYVSFYGLHEDPRFYKDPLKYDPDRFSEEKKGDIVPCTYIPFGIGPRACIGERVGMLQVAVGLATILGDYKVALSPLHKYELDPRALFLQVSSDGVKLDFKKVSN